A segment of the Pseudomonas serboccidentalis genome:
GAACTCGGTACCACCGGCGCTCACGGCGCTGTTGACTGCCGATTGGGTCACGGCGTACTGCTCGGTCGGTGGGTTACCGGCGCAACCGGCTAGCACGAAGCTGGTGCCGATGGCCAGAGCAGCCAGTTTCAGACCGCGCAGGTGGGAGAACGAGGTTTGGGTCTTCATGGTCTTCAACTCCATTGTTTAACTCCTGATAAAACCGAAAATCCATCCTGGTCGAGGAGCCGCAAGCGTCGTGTGAAAGCGCGTTTTTGAAACGCTCGTTCCAGGCGTGGTTACAGGTTCCGACCGGAGGCGTTTTTCAAAAGTTCAGAAAAGATGGCCCATCGCCCAAAAAAATTTTGACCAAACGGACAAGGCTCTAAACCGGGAACTTTGGAGGCGGGGAGTGGTACGCGTGGGTGTATTTCAGCCCGGAAACACCCCGATTCGGAGGGAAGAATGCGATCTCTGTAGGAGTGAGCCTGCTCGCGATAGCGGTGTGTCAAACACCGAAAATGTTGAATGTAAGACCGCTATCGCGAGCAGGCTCACTCCTACAGGTTTAACGGAGTTGTATCAGTGTTTCTGTTTGCCGGCAGCCGCCGACAGATCCTGCAGATGTCGCCTCGACAGCGCCAGAAAACGCGGCGTCGGGCCGACGTCTTCGTACAGCGGATCACCTTCCTCATCGGTGGCGACCACGGTCGAACCCTTCACATACGGCAGGCTCGCCTCGAACTCTTCAAGCGCGGCGCCGATCAGCTCGCCGAGCAGTTCTTCGGGGTGGCGTTTGGGGTACATCTCGGCAATCGCCGCCAGCCGTGCAGCGGCCTCGACGTCCAGATGAATCGTGTAGCCGGTGTCGGTCAGGCGACCCTTGGCGTTTTCTTCCCAATGCTGGGCGAGTTCACGGATTTTCATGATGACCTCATTCGCGCCTGCTCGTGGCAGGCCTGGGTGAGTATCCGGCAAGGCCGGCGGCAAGCCGTTGTACGGCTTACTGTTGAGACTAGCTTCAAGCCACAAGGTTTAAAGTCCCTTCGTCGTCTGCTTGTAAGAAGCGCCGTAGAGCGGCACTCTCTGGGCAAAGCATTCGTTTCTGAGCCGTCCCGATTACCGCTGGAGAACTGCTGATGACTGATATTGATGCACGCTTGCGCGAGGACGTTCACCTGCTCGGTGAGCTGTTGGGCAATACCATCCGTGACCAGTACGGCGAGGAGTTTCTCGACAAGATCGAGCAGATTCGCAAGGGCGCCAAGGCTGACCGGCGCGGTTCGATGGACGCCGAGCTGAGCGCCAGCCTCAATCAGTTGAGTGAAGACGAATTGCTCCCGGTGGCGCGGGCGTTCAACCAGTTCCTCAATCTGGCGAACATCGCCGAGCAATATCAGCTGATTCATCGCCGCGAAGAGTCGCAGCCGGCGCCGTTCGAGTCCCGCGTGCTCCCGGAACTGCTCGCCCGCCTGCGCAATGAAGGGCACAGCGCCGAGTCGCTGGCCCGGCAACTGGCGCGTCTGGAAATCGAACTGGTGCTGACTGCGCACCCGACCGAAGTGGCGCGGCGCACGCTGATCCAGAAGTACGATGCGATCGCCGCGCAACTGGCTGCGCAGGATCATCGCGATCTGACCAGCGCCGAGCGCGAACAGATCCAGAACACCCTGCAACGATTGATCGCCGAAGCCTGGCACACCGAAGAAATCCGCCGCACCCGGCCGACCCCGGTCGACGAAGCCAAGTGGGGTTTCGCGGTGATCGAGCATTCGCTGTGGCAGGCAATTCCCAACCACATGCGCAAGGCCGATCAGGCGTTGTTTGCCGCCACCGGCCTGCGTTTGCCGCTGGAGGCGGCGCCGATTCGCTTTGCCTCGTGGATGGGCGGCGACCGCGACGGCAACCCGAACGTCACCGCTGCCGTGACCCGTGAAGTGCTGTTGCTGGCGCGCTGGATGGCCGCCGACCTGTACCTGCGCGATGTCGATCACCTGGCTGCCGAGCTGTCGATGCAGCAGGCCAGCGACGCGCTCAAGGCCCAGGCCGGTGACAGCGCCGAACCTTACCGTGCGGTGCTCAAGCAATTGCGCGAACGCCTGCGCGCCACGCGCAACTGGGCACATGCGTCGTTGACTGCGAGCACGCCGGCCCCGGCCGACGTGTTGCACAACAACCGCGACCTGCTCGATCCGCTGGAGCTGTGCTTCAACTCGCTGCACGAATGCGGCATGGGCGTGATCGCCGACGGGCCGTTGCTCGATTGCCTGCGCCGGGCGGTGACCTTCGGCCTGTTCCTGGTGCGCCTCGATGTGCGGCAGGATTCGACGCGGCACAGCTCGGCGATGACCGAAATCACCGATTACCTCGGCCTTGGTCGCTACGAAGACTGGGACGAAGAACAACGCATCAGCTTTCTCACCCGCGAACTGAACAATCGCCGGCCGTTGCTCCCGGCGCATTTCAAACCGTCCGCCGACACCGCCGAAGTGCTCGCCACCTGCAAGGAAATCGCTGCCGCACCGGGCGCGTCGCTGGGCTCCTACGTGATCTCGATGGCGGGCGCGGCCTCCGACGTTCTGGCCGTGCAACTGCTGCTCAAAGAGTCCGGCGTGCTGCGGCCGATGCGCGTGGTGCCGCTGTTCGAAACCCTAGCGGACCTCGACAACGCCGGGCCGGTCATGGAGCGTCTGTTGCTGCTGCCGGGGTATCGCGCCAGGTTGCAGGGCCCGCAGGAAGTGATGATCGGTTATTCCGACTCGGCCAAGGACGCCGGCACCACCGCTGCGGCGTGGGCGCAATACCGGGCGCAGGAGCGTCTGGTGGAAATCTGTCGCGAACAGCAAGTCGAACTGCTGCTGTTCCACGGTCGCGGCGGCACCGTCGGCCGTGGTGGCGGTCCGGCACACGCGGCGATCCTGTCGCAACCACCGGGGTCGGTGGCGGGGCGCTTCCGCACCACCGAGCAGGGCGAAATGATTCGATTCAAATTCGGTCTGCCGGACATCGCCGAGCAGAACCTCAATCTGTATCTGGCCGCCGTGCTCGAAGCGACGCTGTTGCCACCACCGCCACCGACGCCCGAATGGCGGCACCTGATGGATGAGCTGGCGGCGGATGGGGTTGCCGCGTATCGCGCCGTGGTGCGGGAGAATCCGCAGTTCGTCGAGTACTTCCGCCAGTCCACGCCGGAGCAGGAACTGGGACGCTTGCCCCTCGGCAGCCGTCCGGCCAAGCGCCGCGCCGGCGGCATCGAAAGCCTGCGGGCGATTCCGTGGATTTTCGGCTGGACCCAGACCCGCCTGATGCTGCCGGCCTGGCTCGGTTGGGAAAGCGCGTTGAGCAAGGCGCTGGAGCGTGGCGAAGGCGAACTGCTCGGGCAGATGCGCGAACAGTGGCCGTTCTTCCGCACGCGCATCGACATGCTGGAGATGGTCCTGGCCAAGGCCGACGCCGACATTGCGTTGTCTTACGATCAGCGTCTGGTCGAGCCGGACTTGCTGCCGTTGGGCGCGCAGTTACGCGACCTATTGTCGCAGGCGTGCGCGGTGGTGCTCGGCCTGACTGGCCAGTCGCAACTGCTGGCACATAGCCCGGACACGCTGGAATTCATCCGTCTGCGCAACACTTACCTCGACCCGCTTCATCTATTGCAGGCCGAACTGTTGGCCCGTTCGCGGCAGCAGAATGTCGAGCAGGGCAGCCCGGTGGAGCAGGCGCTGCTGGTGTCTGTGGCGGGGATTGCCGCCGGTTTGCGCAATACCGGCTAAGGTTTTAGCGCTGGCGTCGGGCGCCCGGTGCACAGGCCGGGTGCCGCTTTGTACACAGGCAGAAAGTGCGGGCAGGCGACAGTTAATGATGGGGTTGCGACTTGGGTTACCGCGTCGCAAGGTCGCGGCAGGCACCGGTTTCTCCGACTTTTGGCGTCTTGTGTGGGCGCAGCCTGCTGTGTATCTTGATCAGCCTTTGGCCGTTTGTGCGGCCACGACCCGTTTTTTTAAGATTGGCCCAAAGAGGCGAATCCCGTTGTTTTCTATATAAAAAATTGAGGAGCACATCGATGCGCGTCATTCTGCTGGGAGCTCCCGGGGCCGGTAAAGGTACTCAGGCTAAGTTCATCACCGAGAAATTCGGCATTCCGCAAATCTCCACCGGCGACATGCTGCGTGCCGCGGTCAAGGCTGGCACTCCACTGGGCGTTCAAGCCAAGAGCATCATGGATGCCGGCGGCCTGGTGTCGGATGACCTGATCATCGCGCTGGTGCAGGATCGCATCGCTCAACCAGACTGCGTCAATGGCTTCCTGTTCGACGGCTTCCCGCGCACCATTCCGCAGGCCGAAGCGTTGGTGACTGCCGGTGTCGAGCTGGACGCTGTGGTTGAAATCGCTGTTGAAGACGAAGAAATCGTGCAGCGTATTGCCGGTCGTCGCGTTCACGAGGCCAGCGGCCGCGTTTACCACGTCATCTACAACCCGCCGAAAGTGGCTGGCAAAGACGACGTCACCGGCGACGATCTGGTGCAGCGCAAGGACGACACCGAAGAAACCGTGCGTCATCGCCTGTCGGTCTATCATGCGCAGACCAAGCCACTGGTGAACTTCTACAAGGAGCTCTCCGCTGCCAACGGCAAGCCGAAGTACAGCCACATTCCGGGCGTTGGTTCGGTTGAAGCGATCACCGCCAAGGTGCTCGAAGCGCTGAGCTGAAAAAGCTGATCCGCTGCATCATCCACGGCCCGCTTGCGGGCCGTAGTTGTTTATACTGACGCACTTTTTCTCCCACCTGTTTTGGATACATCGATGAGCACCTTGCTGGCCCTGGACACCGCGACCGAAGCTTGCTCCGTTGCCTTGCTGCATGACGGCAAGGTCACGAGCCATTACGAGGTGATCCCGCGTCTGCATGCGCAGAAGCTGCTGCCGATGATCCAGCAATTGCTGGCCGACGCCGGCACCACGTTGCAAGCGGTGGACGCGATTGCGTTCGGACGTGGCCCGGGCGCGTTTACCGGTGTGCGGATTGCTATCGGTGTGGTGCAGGGGCTGGCGTTCGCACTGGATCGTCCGGTGCTGCCGGTGTCGAATCTGGCGGTGCTGGCACAGCGTGCGCATCGCGAACATGGCGTGAGCCAGGTCGCGGCGGCCATCGATGCGCGGATGGATGAAGTGTATTGGGGCTGCTACCGCGAGACGGCTGGCGAAATGCGTCTGGTCGGGGCCGAAGCGGTACTGCCGCCAGAAGTCGCAGCGTTACCCACCGATGCCTGCGGCGAGTGGTTCGGTGCGGGCACCGGTTGGGGGTATGGCGAGCGGATCGCGGTCAGTCTGTCCGGTCAGGATGCCGGCATGCTGCCTCACGCTGAAGACCTGCTGACCCTGGCGCGCTTTGCCTGGGAACGCGGTGAGGCGATCCCGGCGGATGATGCGCAACCGGTTTACCTGCGCGATAAAGTCGCCACCCCGAAGGCTCGCTAAGCCTTTAAAAGATCGCAGCCTGCGGCAGCTCCTACAGGGATTGCACGCTTCTGTAGGAGCTGCCGAAGGCTGCGATCTTTTACTTCTACAGCTGCCAATCGTCAGTTTCCAACCCCGCGTTTTAAACCTTTTGCGCTTTATGTGTTCTAGTTATCACTCGGCAGTTTGCTAAGTCGGTCAGGTGCCGCTAAATTGCCATCATCGATACCGAGCATGAAATTATGCGTATAGACGGCCTTTCCTCTCAGTCCTACCCGATCAAGCGCAAGCCTCGCAAAGGCAATGTGGCGCTGGATGAGTCTGTCGACGATATCGACGGCGAGCTGGAATTCCCGACTGAAGAGCAACTGGCCGCCCGCGCTGCCAAAGCCTCCGCACAACGCCTGGCTAATCTGCCTGCCCGTCAGCAAGACATGATTTATCACCGCGCCATGAGCAAAAGCGTAGCAATGGCCCTGGCCAGCTACCTGAGCACCGCCGGTTTTGTCGATTGGGATGCGGATGTGCTGGGCCTCGACCTGTACATCTGATGGTGCTGCCTTACTACCTCGGTTGCCCGTCCTGGAGCGAAAACGCCTGGCGCGAGTATCTGTACCCTGAAGACGCCAAGACCTCCGATTTCCTCAGTCTCTACTCCCAAGTGTTCAACGCCGTGGAAGGCAACACGACCTTCTACGCCAGCCCGTCGCCGGCCACCGTGCAGCGTTGGGCCGAGACCATGCCCGAACACTTTCGCTTCACCGCCAAATTCCCCGGCGACATCAGCCACAGCGGTGACCTGCGCGATCAACTGACTGCCGCCGAAACTTTCGTAAAACTCCTCCGCCCGCTCGGCGAACGTGTCTCGCCGCTGTGGCTGCAACTGTCGAAAAGTTTTACCCCGCATCGACTGCCCGAGCTGACCGCGTTCATCGATGCGCTGGACCGGCCACTCGCGGTGGAAGTGCGCCACGAGCAGTTCTTCGCCAAGGGCGAGAGCGAGCGTCTGCTCAATCGGCTGCTGCTGGACCGTGGGGTGGAGCGCATCTGTCTCGATCCGCGCGCGCTGTTCAGTTGCCTGTCGACCGAGTCTTCGGTGATCCACGCGCAATCGAAAAAGCCCCGGGTGCCGACGCGTCCGGCGGCATTCACCCAGTGCCCGCAGGTGCGTTTCATCGGCCATCCCGAGCTTGAGGCCAACGATCCGTTCCTTGTGCCGTGGGTGGCGAAAATCGCCGAGTGGATCGAAGAGGGCCGCACGCCATACATCTTCCTGCACACCGCCGACAACATCATGGCGGCGAAGCTGGCGCAACGTTTCCACGCACAATTGATGCAACGTTTGCCTGGCCTGCCATCCCTGCCTGAGCTATACAGAGAACCCGCCGCCGAGCAACTTGGCCTGCTCTGAGGCGCATTTTCATGCCTGCCCAGGAGCCTGCCGATGGATGCCCAAGCCCGTAACGAACAAGCCCGCAAAGCCCAAGCCTTCAAAGCCCTGCATGAGCGTCCGGGGATTTTCGTCATGCCCAATCCATGGGATGCAGGTTCGGCGAAGATGCTCGCCAGTCTGGGCTATCAGGCGCTGGCGACCACCAGTGCCGGCTACGCGTTTTCCCAAGGCAAGGCCGACGGCGCCTTGAGTCTCGATGAGACCCTGGACAATGTTCGGGCGATTGTCGCGGCGACCGATCTGCCGGTGGCGGTGGACCTGGAAAACGGTTTCGCCGATGATCCGGCCGAGTGCGCCAAAAGCCTGTTGCGCGCCGCCGAGGCGGGCGCGGTGGGTGGTTCGATCGAGGACGCCACGGGCCGCGCCGACGCGCCGATCTATTGCTTCGAACACGCCGTGGCGCGCATCGAAGCCGCCGTCGCTGCCGTGCGCACGCTGCCATTTCCCTTCACCCTGACCGCCCGCGCGGAAAACTACCTGCACGGCAATCCGGATATTCACGACACCATTCGCCGCTTGCAGGCCTTCGCCGAGGCGGGCGCCGACGTGCTGTACGCGCCGGGTTTACGCAATGCCGAAGAAGTGCTGGCGGTGGTGCGCGCGGTGGCACCGAAACCGGTCAATGTATTGATGTCCGGCGGTTTGAAACTGACGGTGCAGGAGCTGGAAGAAATGGGCGTGCGGCGCATCAGTACCGGTTCGGCATTGGCGCTGGCGGCGTTCGGCGAGTTTTTCCGCGCCGCTGAAGAAATCCAGCACAGCGGCACCTTCGGCTTCACTGCGCAATCGATGCCTTACGCCAAGGCCAACCAGTTCTTCAAAGGCTGAGCATGGGGCGCTGGATCGCGCTGTCGTTGCTGCTGATCATCGCGGGCGCCGTGGTCAGCGTCTGGCGCGGCTGGCTGGACGTGCCGGCGCAGTGGAACCCGTGGGCGCCATTGGACGTGAAAGCTGTGCCCAACTGGCTGACCGGTTTCAAGCTGATGCGCTTGCGCACTGATCCCGAGTTATGCGCCCAAGCGCTGAGCCGCTCGGACCTGCGCGTCACGCCCCAGGCCGACAGCCCTGACGCCAAGTGCCCGCTGATCGGCGCTGTGCGTGTGCAGGGCGGCGAGGTGGCGCTGAGCAGTAGCTTCCTTGCCAGTTGTCCGCTGGCGGTGGCGTACGCGATGTTCGAACGACATACCCTGCAACCCGCCGCGCAAGCGCTTTACGGCCAGCCTGTGGCGCGTGTCGATCACCTTGGCAGCTTTGCCTGCCGCAATGTCTATAACCGCGAGAGCGGGGCGCTCAGCCGGCATGCCAGTGCCGATGCGCTGGACATCGCCGGTGTTCGTCTGGCGGACGGGCGCAGCGTCAGCGTGCTCAGGGACTGGCCGAAACACAATCAGGACGCGCAGTTTCTGCGTCAAGTGCGCGATGGCGCCTGCGAGGTGTTCAGTGTGGTGTTGAGTCCGGATTACAACGCCGCCCATCGCAACCATTTTCATGTCGATGTCGGGCGCTGGAGCGTGTGTCGCTGACGGTCAGGCGGCGAGGCGCAGGTTCTGCAGGACGATCGGGCGAGCCCAGCCGTTATCGAAGTCCAGCGCCTTCTGCTGCTCGACGATTTCTTCCGGCGGGAACGGTGGATAAGGTTTTTGCAGCAGGTCGAGGTCGAATTCGGCAATCGGCAGGTACAGCGGCTTTTTCTGTGGTGCCGGGCCAGGCTCTGGCACAGGCTGACCATTGTTGATCACGATCGGGCGGACCCAGCTGCTGTCGAAATCCTGCTGCTCTTGCTGAGCCTTGAGTTCTTCTGGCGGGAACGGTGGGAACGGCTTGTCCAGCAAATCGGTTTCGAACTCGGCGATCGGCAGGAACAGTGGCTCTGGCGGACGCACTTCGGTCTCGACCACGTCGCACTGACGCTGCTCGACGATGTGCGCGTGCAGCTCGCTGCCCAGGGTCGGCTCTTCAGGGCTGTTCAGGTCAACCGGTGGAAACGTGCCACAGGCCGGCACCACATCACTCGTCTGTTCGGCCAGGGCCTGGGCAA
Coding sequences within it:
- a CDS encoding energy transducer TonB, which codes for MSGILPTSIGYISPHGDYSRHNTQALSGVSHLWQDFFAQALAEQTSDVVPACGTFPPVDLNSPEEPTLGSELHAHIVEQRQCDVVETEVRPPEPLFLPIAEFETDLLDKPFPPFPPEELKAQQEQQDFDSSWVRPIVINNGQPVPEPGPAPQKKPLYLPIAEFDLDLLQKPYPPFPPEEIVEQQKALDFDNGWARPIVLQNLRLAA
- the tsaB gene encoding tRNA (adenosine(37)-N6)-threonylcarbamoyltransferase complex dimerization subunit type 1 TsaB, encoding MSTLLALDTATEACSVALLHDGKVTSHYEVIPRLHAQKLLPMIQQLLADAGTTLQAVDAIAFGRGPGAFTGVRIAIGVVQGLAFALDRPVLPVSNLAVLAQRAHREHGVSQVAAAIDARMDEVYWGCYRETAGEMRLVGAEAVLPPEVAALPTDACGEWFGAGTGWGYGERIAVSLSGQDAGMLPHAEDLLTLARFAWERGEAIPADDAQPVYLRDKVATPKAR
- a CDS encoding DUF72 domain-containing protein gives rise to the protein MVLPYYLGCPSWSENAWREYLYPEDAKTSDFLSLYSQVFNAVEGNTTFYASPSPATVQRWAETMPEHFRFTAKFPGDISHSGDLRDQLTAAETFVKLLRPLGERVSPLWLQLSKSFTPHRLPELTAFIDALDRPLAVEVRHEQFFAKGESERLLNRLLLDRGVERICLDPRALFSCLSTESSVIHAQSKKPRVPTRPAAFTQCPQVRFIGHPELEANDPFLVPWVAKIAEWIEEGRTPYIFLHTADNIMAAKLAQRFHAQLMQRLPGLPSLPELYREPAAEQLGLL
- a CDS encoding isocitrate lyase/PEP mutase family protein, translated to MDAQARNEQARKAQAFKALHERPGIFVMPNPWDAGSAKMLASLGYQALATTSAGYAFSQGKADGALSLDETLDNVRAIVAATDLPVAVDLENGFADDPAECAKSLLRAAEAGAVGGSIEDATGRADAPIYCFEHAVARIEAAVAAVRTLPFPFTLTARAENYLHGNPDIHDTIRRLQAFAEAGADVLYAPGLRNAEEVLAVVRAVAPKPVNVLMSGGLKLTVQELEEMGVRRISTGSALALAAFGEFFRAAEEIQHSGTFGFTAQSMPYAKANQFFKG
- the adk gene encoding adenylate kinase; protein product: MRVILLGAPGAGKGTQAKFITEKFGIPQISTGDMLRAAVKAGTPLGVQAKSIMDAGGLVSDDLIIALVQDRIAQPDCVNGFLFDGFPRTIPQAEALVTAGVELDAVVEIAVEDEEIVQRIAGRRVHEASGRVYHVIYNPPKVAGKDDVTGDDLVQRKDDTEETVRHRLSVYHAQTKPLVNFYKELSAANGKPKYSHIPGVGSVEAITAKVLEALS
- a CDS encoding extensin family protein, encoding MGRWIALSLLLIIAGAVVSVWRGWLDVPAQWNPWAPLDVKAVPNWLTGFKLMRLRTDPELCAQALSRSDLRVTPQADSPDAKCPLIGAVRVQGGEVALSSSFLASCPLAVAYAMFERHTLQPAAQALYGQPVARVDHLGSFACRNVYNRESGALSRHASADALDIAGVRLADGRSVSVLRDWPKHNQDAQFLRQVRDGACEVFSVVLSPDYNAAHRNHFHVDVGRWSVCR
- the ppc gene encoding phosphoenolpyruvate carboxylase yields the protein MTDIDARLREDVHLLGELLGNTIRDQYGEEFLDKIEQIRKGAKADRRGSMDAELSASLNQLSEDELLPVARAFNQFLNLANIAEQYQLIHRREESQPAPFESRVLPELLARLRNEGHSAESLARQLARLEIELVLTAHPTEVARRTLIQKYDAIAAQLAAQDHRDLTSAEREQIQNTLQRLIAEAWHTEEIRRTRPTPVDEAKWGFAVIEHSLWQAIPNHMRKADQALFAATGLRLPLEAAPIRFASWMGGDRDGNPNVTAAVTREVLLLARWMAADLYLRDVDHLAAELSMQQASDALKAQAGDSAEPYRAVLKQLRERLRATRNWAHASLTASTPAPADVLHNNRDLLDPLELCFNSLHECGMGVIADGPLLDCLRRAVTFGLFLVRLDVRQDSTRHSSAMTEITDYLGLGRYEDWDEEQRISFLTRELNNRRPLLPAHFKPSADTAEVLATCKEIAAAPGASLGSYVISMAGAASDVLAVQLLLKESGVLRPMRVVPLFETLADLDNAGPVMERLLLLPGYRARLQGPQEVMIGYSDSAKDAGTTAAAWAQYRAQERLVEICREQQVELLLFHGRGGTVGRGGGPAHAAILSQPPGSVAGRFRTTEQGEMIRFKFGLPDIAEQNLNLYLAAVLEATLLPPPPPTPEWRHLMDELAADGVAAYRAVVRENPQFVEYFRQSTPEQELGRLPLGSRPAKRRAGGIESLRAIPWIFGWTQTRLMLPAWLGWESALSKALERGEGELLGQMREQWPFFRTRIDMLEMVLAKADADIALSYDQRLVEPDLLPLGAQLRDLLSQACAVVLGLTGQSQLLAHSPDTLEFIRLRNTYLDPLHLLQAELLARSRQQNVEQGSPVEQALLVSVAGIAAGLRNTG